The Gossypium hirsutum isolate 1008001.06 chromosome D07, Gossypium_hirsutum_v2.1, whole genome shotgun sequence genome includes the window TAACTGGTTAACACTTAAAATTGCTTCTTTTAGCTCATAAATTATGGTTTCCATGCCATAATATTGCTTCAAGCATTCTTAGGCCATTTGTTACTTTTCATGGTACATTCCACCTGTGGTTATTCACATATCCTTACCCTTGTTAAGACAGAGTGTTTGAGAAACTGATCATAGTATATTCATTTGAAGCTCGCAGTTATTTATCTTGTCTATTATTTCCAATTAGTGTCCTCATTTATGcctattccattttttttttgccAATTTAGTGTTGGAAATTAGTTGAGGGGGTTTTATAAGTGCTTTTATTTGTGTACTTTTCAGCTGAGGTGTCTTCAATTTGCAGGAAGCAAGAGCATTGCTGGGAAGAATTGAATATCAGAAAGGAAATATAGAAGCTGCACTGCATGTGTTTGGTGGAATAGATATCGCAACAATAACTCCCAAAATGAAACTTGCCCTTTCATGAAGAGTGGAACGGAGTAAGAGACGATCACATGACGATGCTCCTCCACAAATGTCTATCCATACTGTTAGTCTGCTGCTAGAAGCAATATTTCTGAAAGCAAAATCATTGCAGCATCTGCAAAGGTTTAGAGGTGATCTTTTATGTATTAGTACATAAATCTCACATCAACTTTGTATTTGTATGGATGGAGTTATAATTAAGTGCTGCATTGTTATAACATCTAGCTTCTatgcttattttttttcttttgttttcccctACAAACTTCTTTGTTGTTTGGAATGTGGTTTGTCAAGTATGTCATCATTGAGCATGGTTTTATCAGATCCCTTCATGTTTCTCACTTATATCATTGAGCACAATTCATTCAACATTGCATAGCTAATGTACATTTCCAATCATTCTTGCAGAAGCTGCTCAAACCTGCAAAGTTATTCTGGACATAGTTGAATCTTCAATACCACAAGGCTTGCCTGAAAACTTTAGTGCTGACTGTAAACTGCAGGAGACTCTAAACGAGGCAGTCGAGATGCTTCCAGAATTATGGAAATGTAGTGATTCTCCACATGAAGCAATCTTGTCCTACCGGCAGGCTCTTCTCCATCAGTGGAATCTTGATGCTGAAACTATTGCAAGGATTCAAAAACAGTTTGCCATATTTCTTTTGTATTATGGAGGTGAAGCACTGCCTCCAAATCTCTGCTCGCAAATGGACAGTTCGTTCATCCCTAGAAATAACATAGAGGAAGCTATACTTTTGTTAATGATACTATTAAAAGAAGTTTCTTTGAAAGAATTGAATGGGATCCATCAATATTGTATCATTTGTCATTTGCTCTCTCCTTGTCTGGGGATTTGAGGGCTTTGGCTAACCAAATAGAAGAACTACTTCCAGGGTTTATTTGTCGCAAAGAAAGATACCATAGCTTTATGTTATTATGGAGCAGGTGAAGATTTGGTTGCTTTGAATCTATTGCGAAAATTGTTGCACAGTATAGAGGATCCACACTGTGTTCCAGTGTTGTTAATGGCATCGAGAATTTGCGGGGAACAACCTAATCTTGTGGAAGAAGGAATTAATTTTGCTCATAGATCCCTTGAAAGCCTGGACAATGAATGCAGTGAGTTGGAAGGTATTGCTAACCTTTTATTAGGCGTGGCTCATTCGACACATTCAAAGTCAGCAGTACCGATTTTGAGAGGGTTGCCAGATGGTCTAAGGCACTTCAGACCTTGGAAAAGGCCAGGAATATTACAAGCATGAAAGACCCTAATATTCTTTATCATCTGAGCCTGGAAAATGTTGAGCAGAGAAAATTGGAAGGTGCACTTTATTATGCAAAGTCATTGCTAAAACTAGAAGGCGGTTTTAACATTCAGGGGTGGTTGTTATTGGGCCGCGTATTGTCAGCTCAAAAACGTTTTGTGGATAGTGAAACCATTCTCAATGCCTCCTTGGATCAAACCGGAAAATGGGACCAAAGAGAATTGTTGCACACCAAAGTTAAGATTCAACTTGCACAGGGACAGCTCAGAAACGCTTTTGACACGTATACTGAACTTCTTGGCATTCTTCACGTACAGAATAAAAGCTTTGGTTCCGGGAAGAAACTTCATAAGGTCTGTTTATTGTTTAGCATTCCTATGCAGTGCTTATAATTTTTGTTGACTTCTATGTTCTTGGAAGAATCTTAAAACGGTTTTTCTATTTAGGAGATGAATCGGTTTCTGTAATTAGATTGGTAAATCTTCAGAAATGATTGTTAGTATAATCATCTTTGTGTCGCTTGTATGACTTGCCATCACCCGGATACCTGCGAGTGATGCAAATTTGAGGCTTTTTTATTGTCTGAATGGGTAGGTTGTAAATGGCAGAGGGAAATCATTGTTGCCGGATTTGACGGTCAATTCAACCACTTAAAACTTAACAAAAGCTTGTTGTGTCATTAGAACATGAAATCATTTATAATCTatttcttctttcattttctgAGAGAAAATACTTTCCGGGAAACAACGTCAAAAAAATCTTTTCGAATAATTGTTAACAGGATTGCGGATGCTATTCTAGAAGTTTTGAACAGGAAATATGGCATGATCTAGCTTATCTCTACATAAGCTTGTCAAGATGGAAAGATGCTGAGATTTGTCTTTCAAAATCGAATGCCATTAGTTCTTTCTCTGCTGTTAGAAATCATGCCACTGGTAAGGTTTTTCGTTCCTTGATTTATGTTATCATCGTTGTATTACATGGTACTAGAAAAGTTCCCGGCCTATGGCCGAGTCGCACTTCTATATACTAAAATACGACAAGTGACAACTCTAGATTTTATTTTGCAGGTCTACTTTATGAAAGAAAAGGACTGCTGAAAGAAGCTCTCAAGGCTTTTCAGAGCGCTTTGGGTATCGATCTCGATCATGCCCCAAGCTTGATATCAGCAGCTGGTGTGCTCAGACAACTCAAATGTCAACCCGATGCAGTTGTAAAAAGCTTTTTGATGAATACTCTCCGAGTTGATAGAATGAATCCATCAGCATGGTATAATCTCGGTCTGCTTCTCAAAGCTGAAGGCACCCCATTGTCGCTAGAAGAAGCTGCCGAATGTTTTCAGGCTGCTGCCATTCTTGGGGAACTCGGCACCCGCCTGTTGATCCATTCAGATTAATTTTcggcatttaaaaaaaaaactaatattaattttttgaaacatttatattgtaaatatatttgtatcataAGAAACAATAGACAATGAAAATGTAATTGAAATTAAATGTAAAGtgtaatttaacatttatattattttttaatatattaaatgcaTCCTACTTCAACACTTTAAGTTTGAATAAatagaatttatattattttgaacattgagaacaaatttaatttgtaattgtagatcaataatatataaaattaattatgattttaataaattaaatattaatatttaaaattatatagaagcttcattaaataaaatttaaaaattcaagatcTTTGTATTatgcaaatcaaaatttatagagAATTATTTAATATTGAGTTGGAGTCGTCCATCGAATTTGATGAAGAAAAACactataataattaatttctcttgacctttttccttttattacaCAAATCTTAAGCGATGGAAGCTATAATTTTCCATTAATTTTGTATGTAATTCTAAACGAGCTCAAGTGGTGGAGGTTATAATTTTCCATTAATTTTGTGTGTAACCCTAAATAgttataaaatcataataaataacaagcaattatcattataaattacaactttttataaaattataattacaacattaattaaaaaataatataaaataaaattgtaaaacttATAACAACATACCATTGTAAACAGGGGTGAGATGAGTTCGAAACGAATCGAGGTATTCATTTTTTTCGTTTCCTGAACCAAAATCGAATAAATGGACAcaagaaattaattattattgaacCGTGTTAAATCGGTTTGGGTTTCAGGTTTCCATATTATTTTTGAGCTTTTAGCTTTTGGACTTTATTTAGACAAAATTATTTTTGGCCTTGGACTTTtcaactttaattaaataaaattatctttgtttTATGTTTCTAAGACActgtttaacaattttttttcaattatacataaaatctcaattaatatatttatctaaaaattaatttgtaaaatatataattataaatgtttattaaaaatctaATTAGACAATGATTTAATCACTCTCAACCTTTACCGGATATAGTCAAATGTTAAATTACttgcattttataactcttaATGTGTAATGATAGAAAAAAAAGCACCCATGTTGGAAATGTTAATAATGGTAaccaaaattttagaagttttaacAACAACAATAGTAGTAGAAAAAAGAATACGGTACAAAATAAGCATGGGCGAAGCCAGAAATGTTTTTTagggggccgaaattaaattataatttttatgatagtaaaaatacaatttcgctattttaataacctatatcttcataatttttaaaggattaaatcaaaattttattacaattttacttttactaatataaaactataaaaaatttaaagggttaCTAGCCTCCCTAGCTGCACCCATGATAATAAGTAAAAAAGAGATGAACACTTGAATTCTTGAAAgttttaacaataataaataaccAATGAATTCGTGAGGGACTAACATTGAAATtagatttagggtttattttttatttaattatacaataagtaaaagcataataaaagctatattaaaatttagaatttagaagTAATGAGTTTTGTTTTAGGTTTTAAATGGGTTTATATGTTCAAAAAATATTGACcttagtttttgaaaattttaaacgtTCCTTTTTTTACTTTTCGTGTCTAAATGTAATAAATCGAAACTAAATCGAACTAATATGATTCGACCTCATCATCCAACCGGAATCGAACAAAATCGTATAGCCAATTCAACTCGATTTCTCGACTTGAGCTCTAATTGTAAATTAAAGCTTTTACATTTGACGATGTAATAATATAGTTTTCGTGGATATCATATTAAAAAGAAAGTAACTTTCATTTCTAGTAAGACCACTTCAAGCAATCCTAACTTATTAATCTTAacaatttccattttttttcattcttgataaatcttaattttaattggtgtataattataatattaattaagtgaaaattaatttaatctaatgtttttatatttatcacATTAATcgaataattttatatattattaaaaatattttttgaatattttaataattaatttatatattattaattgatatttaatttttttaagagtaaaATACATCggtagtcactcaactttgattaaaataataaaacaaacactaaattttagaaaaataacacaCCAGTCACcaataaccattttttattacGTCTATAATGAAAAGTTGACCTGTCATCCCACGGTGTAAACAACCCCAATTTAAGAACTCTAGCTACGCTGGgcagtagaagaagaagaagaagaaatagagATGCCAACCGTGATTTTGTCATTGTAGCTTCAGTCGTCTGTTGTGGCAACCACCATTCACGGCTGTCAGTAAGCCTAGAAACTTCCCAAATTTGACAACAACATTCCTTTTGAACTTGTAAACCCTAAAGTCAActtagatttttcaaaatcaacactGAAAGCTCTAAATCTAAGCCCGAATACTAcgatttctaacattttaacCGCCAGATTCTTCGATTTCAAATTTCAAGTTTCCTTTTCAATTATTGTTTTGGGGTGATTTTAATAGTTGTTAACTTGTGACACATTTCCCCTCCTTTTCTTGTTCCCTCTTTAGTTTCAAATCTTAATAACTAAATGGAATCTGCTTGAGCTTGGGGTATGCCATTGCTCACCTTTTCAATTGTTTTTCTCTAttgttttcttattcttttttgttCATTTCATGGGGGGTTTTGGTTTTGACCAACCAAGATAGGAGCCTCTTTCTTGACCATGTGGTTTGCTGAAAGGATTCCTTTTTTAGATTATCTTATCATCTCTTTTGATCTACTTTTTTAAATGCTAATGACTTTATCATGAGTTGTTTTGGGGCTTCCCATGTAGGTATGGGAAGAGAAAAAGGGTTTTACTTTAGATTTGTTGCTCAACAATAGGCTTGTTCATATTCGCTTTTTCTTGTATGTATAATTGTATTACCAATGACAATTGATTCATTGGATTTCAGATTCAAAATTCCCCGCTAAACAAAATCCCTATTTCAACTTCAATctcaaatctcaaattttaagtttctaacttcccttaaaaaaaatctctctctatttcttttattccCCCGCTCGCCCCTAAAATTGAGACCCTTTAGCTCTTTATgtccaacgtggcaagttaactagcCATGTTAACTAGTTAATTGGTCACACCACTTATTCCTTTTGGCCTATAATATAAGATATTAGTGGGTGATTGATTTGTCACTTTTCAATAATGTTAGTGATTGATTTGTTATTTtcctaaagttgagtgactactAATGTATGTGGAGGATATAAGTGGATAAAAGTATCATGGAATTGTTTgtattaggagttagattgcattttcctcattctactaaaaaatggacaaattagtttATTTACGTAAGTTCTAAGAGCATAAGGTATGGCTAGCATGCCATGTGAAGTATTGTAGGTATTTGGTTATTTCATCAACCCGTCAGTTTTTAActatagaaatgaatgaaatttttagtaaaaataatcaatttgctctttgatctaatgtacaagaactaatttacccattttttaagcAAAgtgacaaaatacaatctaacttttaagataaaaaaatatttttaaatagagataattaaaaagaaaacccaaagtaGAATAACTTGTAAAAGAACGAGGACAGAAAACTGAGCTGTTCGTTTATCTTATTGCATGGAGTTGAAGCATTAGTTGAGTAAATTAAAGGACAAAAATTTGTACGTAACTATTGTTGTAGAAGTTGTCTGAGGATGTCTGCATTGATGCTACCATTGTTGTCTAAAGAAGCCATTAACTCTGATATTCGAATACTTAAATCATCAACCTCTCCATTAAGCCTCTGAATATGACTGCAAATCTCATCCAAAAGCTGCAACAAGGATAACCATAGAGACAAGGTTTATATATGCGCTATTTAAGATTAGTGTTGcgctaaactttaaaatttttcggTTAAAATACGTCACAAATCTTTATACTCTCTGTAAATtaggaatttagtccttttattgttcatattttaaaattcagtttcaattgttaaaaacattttaaattattttgttaaattctgATTCAGTATAACGTCATTTTTTAGTTCCATGGCTACCGAGtgagtttatttttatatcaccaacaaatttaacaaaaaaacaaaagaagaaaaaaattaacagtgttaacaattggatctgaattttgaaatttggaaagtagaaaaactaaatttctgaaaataaaaatacaaaagctAAAATCTAAATTTGTGAGAAGTACAAACACTTGAAactaaaccaaaaccaaaacttaatgctataaattaacacattgattcaaatcaattttcaattttcttaaaattttctcgGAGCCTAGAGGAAATCTAGGGAGGCCCAAAAtggtaaaatttgaatttaagccctttataattaataaaattttaaattagtaatggtaaaattacactttggtctctcaaaatgataaaattttgatttaaccatttaaaaattataaatataaatattaaaataatgaaattatatttttaccataataaaaatatataatttaattttgacccctaAAAGAAATTCAAGCTAGTTGGAAAAGTGGAATGGAATTAAAGCAAGTGCATGAGGTTTTGAAGCTTACCTTAGTCTTCTTCTTCATGTTAGTTGATAATAGCTCTTGAAGTTTAAGGCTAAAATCTTCATTCTCATGGCTTCTACCACTTGATCTATTGCTAGACATTGTTGTAAGAGGAAGGGAATGAGTATTGATGACAATTGAAATAGCAAATATAGTGTTGTTTTTATAGATGCTATATGGGGCTATTATTTGGTGCTAAGCATATCAACCAAGATATCTTTGGTGATGGATTAGGGCCCCATTTGTCCAAAATTTGCTGGACCAGTTTGTTCCCATGAATTATTTTAGGTAAAAATGTTTCTCCGATCTCTCTCAATTTCGATACTGATCAAATTAATTCCTCTTAAAAAATCAGAACAGTTTAATCCCTATCAATTTCAAAAGTGAGCAATTAAGAAAGATTAATCACGACAATTAATGTTTTTCgtcaatttcaatatttatatattctgtCAATTTTGTCCTGATTTGAAAAAGTTGTcttaaaaatgtatatttttttagaaaatctaAAAGATTccaaacaatatataaaaaatctttAGCTTcataatgtttaaaatttgaaagctaaatttgttattatgtcaaTAAAAGTTATGTAAAATTGACGGAAAAACATTATTATTGTGATTAATTATCCTTATATGCTCACTTTCAAAATCGATATTAATTAAATTGCTCTGTTTTTTTTAGAAGGATCAATTTATTCAATATCAAATTTGTGAGGGACTAGAGAGAttttttaccattattttatTAGACTCTTTTTGGAGGCTGTTTGTCTTTGACTCAAGAACATTATTACATGCGTATGCAATTGACCAAATTATGAAACTTGATCAAGTATTTAGCAATAATACACTACTATCCAACTTGgtgtttatttcaattaatttatgcCATCATtattaagaaatatatatatatcttttataaaataataatatttaagttaTGAAAACTATTACGTAATAACAACatcgtaaatttaaatattacattttttttgGCACAATACTTATAACTATCCATAGCTCTCCAActcataaataaaaagataatgcgcttcagtaCACTCGAATTCACGTACTTCTGCGttgataataatatttatgccaattGAATTAAAATCCAATCGATTATATTATATCTTTTAGGAATAATATATTTAGAGTTTAATGATATTAGTGTATCTATTTATGGCACATAAATGTATtgtcttattttgtttattgattAAAAGTTTATGCCAAACAGTAGAATGCTAGATGTCACCAACAAACAACCCTTAAATAGCCTTCCAAACCCCATGCTTTATGTTGCCCCATTTTGGAACAAATGTTAAGTATGAACAGATTTTCAAACAATATGCTTCCTTTTTATTAGATCATATTTGTAAATCTACATTCGTATTTTAATTAGAATTGTCCATAGGACGGGTTATTTAATTCGACTTGAAAGCCCGTTTAAAACGTGAAAGAGTTTGGATGAAAGTATagacccgtttaaaaaatgggtcaaCTCTCTCCCTTTTCATCCCACCAACtcgaataattaaaatattcatatttaatgatataataaattatttaaaattataatttatttttaatatttatttattaataattttaaattttaaataatagtgaAAGAATATGAGAAATTTTtctaaagaaaagatgaaaaggattaaatcccACTGAAACATTTTCAATAAGTAAAACTATTGgattcctcttctttttttcGTATAATTTCTTCCCATTTTCCGATATTTTTTGAACTTGCACAGTACATATAAAAAGAAACATAAGTAGTATCATGTGAttgatgcaaaaaaaaaaaatttaaacctatAAAATTTGCATACTTTATGTActtaattgaaaagaaatttaaatatcaaagtgggaaaaatgtatatttgaaaatAGGGTGAGCATTCAATTAAATCAAgtcgaattgagtgaaaaaatttcgaATTAATCGAGTTcacgagtcttattttatcatcctaatttaatttaaattttttttcaaatcgagtcgAGTTTAATTGAATTGAGTGAAACTATtcgagttaaataaaaaaaattaaatatgtcaaataaaaatattgttacaatataactaatttcatattagagcacataaatttgaaaccatatatatttaaaaaaatattcaaagtaaaataataaaaaataagatacttgagtataataaatttgaattattaattaaatcctaaatttattattttaaaatattttaaaattttaactttttatatttttaagaattttttaaaatgatttttgaaatttttataaatattttgaatttttttttgtaatttttgtaatagaaaaactaatttgtctattttcaaagttgacagaaactaaaaaaatatttacaacaatTTGAATAAActctaaaaaattcaattttttttttgaacgaAATCGAATTTTACTCCAACAAAGATTAATTCGAGAATAAAGGCTTGAACTGCGAGACTGAGGCTTAAAGACGTCACCATTCAATCAGTGCAAGAAATTAAGTCTAAAAGATATGGATAAAATAAAACTGGTAATCCGTCATACCCTGTGCTGGTAGCAGTGACTTCTTGATGAGTAAAACCCGCAAACAACCAGTCATTTTTCCTCTTAGCATTTTCCTCCTCAGTCAAAGAGAGTTTCTTGGAAATTTCTTTCAACTCGGCATCCATGGAAAATCAAGACAAAAATATCAATAAGAAACTCctaaaatagagagaaaaaaaatccaaaaaaaatgaGCATCCATCGAAACAGATACGGATGCTGAAACTACAGCCACAGGAATTTTTTCAATTTCAAGCACACTTtcaattagtctagtttcttattaCGAGTAAAGATCAAACTCCTAATCTTATTTCTATAAGCAATCACCCCACCACACATACTTTCCTGATTTCAAGCACACTTtcaattagtctagtttcttattgCTACGAGTAAAGATCAAACTTCTAATCTTATTTCTATAAGCAATCACCCCACCACACATACTTTCCTGATTCATACTTTTTGAAGCATATGAAATTACTGCAAGTTAGAGCAATATCagtaatgaaataataataataaaaaaacaattaagcataGATCCATTAAAACATGTTTTGAAATTTGATACTACAATAGAGAAGACAAACAAAAGAACCCATTTTTATTAGCTGACCAATAAGTCCATTGGCAGATTTTACTCTATATTCTAGCCTAGTACTCATCCCCTTCATCTTCATCTCCTTCACCAGATTCCAAGCCCACTTCTTCATAATCTTTCTCAAGAGCAGCCAAGTCTTCTCTAGCTTCAGAAAACTCACCTTCCTCCATACCCTCACCAACATACCAATGCACAAATGCACGCTTTGCATACATCAGATCAAACTTATGATCAATCCTTGAGAACACTTCAGCAACACTTGTAGAATTTGAAATCATGCAAACTGCCCTTTGAACCTTAGCCAAATCCCCACCAGGTACCACAGTTGGAGGCTGGTAGTTGATGCCACACTTGAACCCTGTGGGACACCAATCAACAAACTGGATGGTCCTTTTGGTCTTGATTGTTGCCACTGCAGCATTCACATCTTTAGGCACCACATCTCCTCTGTACATCAAGCAACAAGCCATGTATTTCCCATGGCGTGGATCACATTTGGCCATCATCGAAGCTGGTTCAAATGCACTGCTTGTGATTTCTGCTACTGATAGCTGCTCATGGTAAGCCTTTTCCGCTGAAATCACTGGTGCATATGAAGACAACATGAAATGGATTCTAGGGTATGGGACTAAATTGGTCTGAAACTCATTCACATCCACATTCAAAGCACCATCAAATCTCAAAGATGCAGTCAAGGAAGAAATAACCTGTAAACGATCCAAACATCATAAGTATACACAtacaatgcaaacaattaaattaaagctATCATTTATTGTACCTGAGAGACCAGCCTGTTGAGATTAGTGTAAGCAGGCCTCTCAATATCAAGAGATCTTCGGCAAATATCGTAGATAGCTTCATTATCGAGGAGAACTGCGACATCAGTGTGCTCTAACAGAGAATGAGTTGACAATACACTATTGTAAGGCTCTACAACAGATGTGGAAACCTGTGGGGAAGGGTAAACAGTGAAACCCAGttttgatttctttccataaTCCACTGAAAGCCTTTCAAGAAGCAATGATCCAAGACCAGATCCAGTTCCACCACCAACAGCATGAAACACCAAAAACCCTTGAAGTCCAGTACAGTTATCTGCTAGCTTCCTGATCCTATCAAGGCAAAGATCCACTATTTCCTTCCCAACTGCAACAAAAAAACAGGGTTAGTTTATAGATCTGATAGTAGGAGAAAGAAAACCCAACTTTTCCAACACTTATTGCTTACTTGTGTAGTGGCCTCTGGCAAAGTTATTTGCAGCATCTTCTTTGCCACTAATAAGCTGTTCAGGGTGGAATAATTGACGATAAGCCCCGGTTCTAACTTCATCAATTACGGTCG containing:
- the LOC107958627 gene encoding tubulin alpha chain, translating into MRECISVHIGQAGIQVGNACWELYCLEHGIQPDGQMPGDKTVGGGDDAFNTFFSETGAGKHVPRAVFLDLEPTVIDEVRTGAYRQLFHPEQLISGKEDAANNFARGHYTIGKEIVDLCLDRIRKLADNCTGLQGFLVFHAVGGGTGSGLGSLLLERLSVDYGKKSKLGFTVYPSPQVSTSVVEPYNSVLSTHSLLEHTDVAVLLDNEAIYDICRRSLDIERPAYTNLNRLVSQVISSLTASLRFDGALNVDVNEFQTNLVPYPRIHFMLSSYAPVISAEKAYHEQLSVAEITSSAFEPASMMAKCDPRHGKYMACCLMYRGDVVPKDVNAAVATIKTKRTIQFVDWCPTGFKCGINYQPPTVVPGGDLAKVQRAVCMISNSTSVAEVFSRIDHKFDLMYAKRAFVHWYVGEGMEEGEFSEAREDLAALEKDYEEVGLESGEGDEDEGDEY
- the LOC107961337 gene encoding transcription factor ILI4 produces the protein MSSNRSSGRSHENEDFSLKLQELLSTNMKKKTKLLDEICSHIQRLNGEVDDLSIRISELMASLDNNGSINADILRQLLQQ